In Pseudomonas fluorescens, a genomic segment contains:
- a CDS encoding penicillin acylase family protein translates to MKRVLQALAVLVVLIALGAVGYVYSKLPTRQGTVELAHLQGSVTVRYDDRGVPHIRAENETDLYRALGYVQAQDRLFQMEIMRRLARGELAEVLGPKLLETDKLFRSLRIRERALSYVEHMDRESASWKALQAYLDGINAYQDSHASPMEFDVLGIPKRRFTAEDTISVAGYLAYSFAAAFRTEPLLTYVRDQLGSDYLKVFDLDWQPKGALNLAAGDWQTLGAIASLSEQALADNGLPQFEGSNAWAISGNRTKSGKPLLAGDPHIRFSVPSVWYEAQLSAPGFELYGYHNALVPVAFLGHNLDFGWSLTMFQNDDLDLIAEKVNPDNSNQVWYHDQWVDMTSSEQQIAVKGQAPVTVTLRQSPHGPIINDVLGDNAGKTPIAMWWAFLDTENPILEGFYQLNRADTLAKARAAASKVSAPGLNIVWANAKGDIGWWAAAQLPIRPAGVNAGFILDGSSAQADKLGFYPFSANPQEENPARGYVVSANAQPVSPTGMEIPGYYNLADRGQQLNAQLSDKSVKWDVNNSQALQLGTTTAYGPRLLAPLLPVLREVVKDPAQLKLVEQLASWKGDYPLDSTSATLFNQFLFNLADATFHPKLGDGMFKTLLGTRVIDAALPRLAASADSPWWDGKRAELVKLAWDNSLAHLKTTFGDDPTQWQWGKAHTLTHSHPLGSQKPLDLIVNVGPFPAPGTHEVPNNQSAAIGPAPWPVTYGPSTRRLIDFADPAHALTINPVGQSGVPFDKHYSDQAETYIEGGYEQAHFSDEEVTANTRGTLKLLPAR, encoded by the coding sequence TGCCGCATATCCGCGCCGAGAACGAGACCGACCTGTACCGCGCCCTGGGCTATGTGCAGGCCCAGGACCGGCTGTTCCAGATGGAAATCATGCGGCGCCTGGCCCGTGGCGAGCTGGCCGAGGTGCTGGGGCCCAAGCTGCTGGAGACCGACAAGCTGTTTCGCAGCCTGCGCATTCGTGAGCGCGCCCTGAGCTATGTGGAGCATATGGACCGCGAGTCTGCGTCGTGGAAGGCCCTGCAAGCCTATTTGGACGGGATCAACGCGTATCAGGACAGCCACGCCAGCCCGATGGAGTTCGATGTGCTGGGCATTCCCAAGCGCCGGTTCACCGCCGAAGACACCATCAGCGTCGCCGGCTACCTGGCCTACAGCTTTGCCGCCGCGTTTCGTACAGAGCCCTTGCTGACCTATGTACGTGACCAGTTGGGCAGCGATTACCTGAAAGTGTTCGACCTCGACTGGCAACCCAAGGGCGCACTCAACCTGGCCGCCGGCGATTGGCAAACCCTTGGCGCCATCGCCTCCCTGAGCGAACAAGCCTTGGCCGACAACGGCTTGCCGCAGTTCGAAGGCAGCAACGCCTGGGCCATCAGTGGCAACCGCACCAAAAGCGGCAAGCCGTTGCTGGCCGGTGACCCGCATATCCGCTTCTCGGTGCCGTCGGTGTGGTATGAGGCGCAGTTGTCGGCGCCGGGCTTCGAACTGTACGGCTATCACAACGCGCTGGTACCGGTGGCGTTCCTGGGGCACAACCTGGACTTCGGCTGGAGCCTGACCATGTTCCAGAATGATGACCTCGACCTGATCGCCGAGAAGGTCAACCCGGACAATTCCAACCAGGTCTGGTACCACGACCAGTGGGTCGACATGACCAGCAGCGAGCAACAGATCGCGGTGAAAGGCCAGGCACCGGTCACGGTCACCCTGCGCCAGTCGCCCCATGGCCCGATCATCAATGACGTGCTTGGCGACAATGCCGGCAAGACGCCGATTGCCATGTGGTGGGCGTTCCTCGACACCGAGAACCCGATCCTCGAAGGTTTCTACCAGCTCAACCGCGCCGACACCCTGGCCAAGGCGCGCGCGGCTGCATCCAAGGTTTCCGCGCCGGGGCTGAATATCGTGTGGGCCAATGCCAAGGGCGATATCGGCTGGTGGGCGGCGGCACAGTTGCCGATCCGCCCGGCCGGTGTCAACGCCGGGTTTATCCTCGACGGTAGCAGCGCCCAGGCCGACAAGCTGGGTTTCTACCCCTTCAGCGCCAACCCCCAGGAAGAAAACCCCGCGCGTGGCTATGTGGTGTCGGCCAACGCCCAGCCGGTATCGCCCACGGGCATGGAGATCCCCGGTTATTACAACCTGGCCGACCGGGGCCAACAGTTGAACGCGCAGTTGAGCGACAAGAGCGTGAAGTGGGATGTGAACAACAGCCAGGCCTTGCAACTGGGCACCACCACCGCCTACGGCCCGCGCCTGCTGGCGCCGCTGCTGCCGGTGCTGCGCGAGGTGGTCAAGGACCCGGCGCAATTGAAACTGGTGGAACAGCTTGCCAGCTGGAAAGGCGACTACCCGCTGGACTCCACCAGCGCCACGCTGTTCAACCAGTTCCTGTTCAACCTGGCCGATGCCACCTTCCACCCGAAACTGGGCGACGGCATGTTCAAGACCCTGCTCGGCACCCGCGTGATCGACGCCGCCTTGCCACGCCTGGCCGCATCGGCGGATTCACCCTGGTGGGACGGCAAGCGCGCCGAGCTCGTCAAACTGGCCTGGGACAACAGCCTGGCGCACCTCAAGACCACCTTCGGCGATGACCCGACTCAGTGGCAGTGGGGCAAGGCCCATACCCTGACCCACAGCCATCCACTGGGCTCGCAAAAGCCATTGGACTTGATCGTCAACGTCGGCCCCTTCCCGGCGCCCGGCACCCACGAAGTGCCGAACAACCAGTCGGCCGCCATCGGCCCGGCGCCATGGCCAGTGACCTACGGCCCATCGACCCGCCGCCTGATCGACTTCGCTGACCCGGCCCACGCCCTGACCATCAACCCGGTCGGGCAAAGCGGCGTGCCGTTCGACAAGCACTACAGCGATCAAGCGGAAACCTATATCGAAGGGGGTTACGAGCAGGCGCATTTCAGTGATGAGGAAGTCACGGCCAATACACGCGGTACGCTGAAGCTATTGCCCGCTCGATAA
- a CDS encoding GlxA family transcriptional regulator: MHKTVAILIFPGVQSLDVTGPLDVFCEANRFLPPQDHYQMEVIGLGHGTLAASNGLSLQAHRHYSEALQAYDLLLVPGGPQLPFEEFGAPFDDWLRGATARARRFGSICNGAFTLARAGLLDGKTVTTHWNDAAGLARLCPRAQVEADRLYVQDGNLYTSAGVTAGIDLSLYLLAQDHGPEVALSVAKRLVVFTQRSGGQSQFSPFLTPHAETTSAVALVQVYVLANLTGDLTIADLAKAANMSARNFSRVFTREARITPAEFVERARVDAARMMLESSPAPLKTVAYQCGFRDAQHMRNVFNRRLGVTPQQFRRNFAAPL, encoded by the coding sequence ATGCACAAGACCGTCGCCATCCTGATCTTCCCCGGCGTCCAGTCACTGGATGTGACCGGCCCCCTGGATGTGTTCTGCGAAGCCAACCGCTTTCTGCCGCCCCAGGATCACTACCAGATGGAGGTCATCGGGCTGGGCCACGGCACGCTGGCTGCCTCCAACGGTTTGTCATTGCAGGCCCACCGGCACTACAGCGAAGCCCTGCAAGCCTATGACCTGCTGCTGGTCCCCGGTGGCCCGCAATTGCCCTTCGAGGAATTTGGCGCCCCGTTCGATGATTGGCTGCGTGGTGCAACCGCCCGGGCGCGGCGCTTCGGTTCAATCTGCAACGGCGCCTTCACGCTGGCGCGCGCCGGGCTACTGGATGGAAAAACCGTCACGACGCATTGGAATGATGCGGCAGGCCTGGCGCGTTTGTGCCCCCGCGCCCAGGTCGAAGCTGACCGCCTCTACGTGCAAGACGGCAACCTCTACACCTCGGCTGGCGTCACGGCGGGTATCGACCTCTCGCTGTACCTGTTGGCCCAGGACCATGGCCCGGAGGTGGCGCTGAGCGTGGCCAAGCGCCTGGTGGTGTTCACCCAGCGCTCGGGTGGGCAGTCACAGTTCAGCCCGTTCCTCACGCCCCATGCCGAAACCACCTCGGCGGTAGCGCTGGTGCAGGTGTACGTCTTGGCGAACCTGACCGGTGACTTGACCATCGCCGACCTGGCCAAGGCCGCGAATATGAGTGCGCGTAATTTCTCTCGGGTGTTCACCCGTGAAGCGCGGATAACGCCTGCGGAGTTTGTCGAGCGGGCGCGGGTGGATGCGGCGCGGATGATGCTCGAAAGCAGTCCCGCGCCGCTCAAGACCGTGGCCTATCAGTGCGGTTTTCGCGATGCCCAGCACATGCGCAACGTGTTCAATCGCCGCCTGGGCGTGACGCCGCAACAGTTCCGGCGCAACTTTGCGGCGCCGCTCTAA
- a CDS encoding HD domain-containing protein, with the protein MSTTIAGIKIPDSALAKATTEYIRDIESDLLYHHSRRVFLFGALSGERRQLAYNPELLYVGAMFHDLGLVEGHRSDNERFEVDGANAAADFLKPYGLSDDDIEQVWLSIALHTTPGVPQHLRPTVALVTAGVEMDVLGMDYAAFPSVQREAVVHAHPRGEGFKECIICAFADGLRHRPQTTFGNVKTDVLVDQEPGFKPMNFVEVIRQSPWLA; encoded by the coding sequence ATGAGCACCACCATCGCCGGCATCAAGATCCCGGACAGCGCCCTGGCCAAGGCCACCACCGAGTACATCCGCGACATTGAATCCGACCTGCTCTACCACCACTCCCGCCGGGTATTCCTGTTCGGCGCCTTGAGCGGTGAGCGCAGGCAACTGGCCTACAACCCCGAGTTGCTGTACGTCGGTGCGATGTTCCATGACCTGGGCCTGGTGGAAGGCCATCGCAGTGACAACGAGCGTTTCGAAGTAGACGGTGCCAACGCAGCGGCGGATTTTCTCAAGCCCTACGGACTGAGCGACGACGATATCGAACAGGTGTGGCTGTCCATCGCCCTGCACACCACACCGGGTGTGCCACAGCATCTGCGCCCGACCGTGGCGCTGGTGACGGCCGGCGTGGAAATGGACGTGCTGGGCATGGACTACGCCGCCTTTCCCAGCGTGCAGCGCGAAGCCGTGGTGCATGCGCATCCACGTGGTGAAGGGTTCAAGGAGTGCATCATCTGCGCCTTCGCCGACGGCTTGCGCCATCGTCCGCAGACCACGTTTGGCAACGTGAAGACCGATGTGCTGGTGGACCAGGAGCCGGGGTTCAAGCCGATGAATTTTGTCGAGGTGATTCGCCAGTCGCCGTGGTTGGCGTAG
- a CDS encoding ABC transporter permease subunit, protein MKRVSFSSFMLVAGLLFIYLPMLILVIYSFNESKLVTVWGGWSIKWYVGLLDNTQLMGSVARSLEIACYTAVAAVALGTLAAFVLTRISQFKGRTLFGGLVTAPLVMPEVITGLSLLLLFVAMAQMIGWPQERGIVTIWIAHTTFCAAYVAVVVSARLRELDLSIEEAAMDLGARPWKVFFLITIPMIAPSLAAGGMMSFALSLDDLVLASFVSGPGSTTLPMEVFSAVRLGVKPEINAVASLILLAVSLVTFLVWFFSRRAEEMRKKAIQQAIEEAAADGWQQPDVRRAPAPV, encoded by the coding sequence ATGAAGCGCGTCAGTTTCTCAAGCTTCATGCTGGTGGCGGGGTTGTTGTTCATCTACCTGCCGATGCTGATTCTGGTGATCTACTCGTTCAACGAATCCAAGCTGGTGACAGTGTGGGGCGGTTGGTCGATCAAGTGGTACGTGGGCCTGCTGGACAACACCCAGTTGATGGGCTCGGTGGCGCGCTCCCTGGAAATCGCCTGCTACACGGCGGTGGCGGCGGTGGCGCTGGGCACCTTGGCCGCGTTCGTCTTGACGCGCATCAGTCAGTTCAAAGGCCGTACGCTGTTCGGCGGCCTGGTGACTGCACCGTTGGTGATGCCGGAAGTGATCACCGGTCTGTCGCTGTTGCTGCTGTTCGTGGCGATGGCGCAGATGATCGGCTGGCCCCAGGAGCGTGGCATTGTCACCATCTGGATCGCCCACACCACGTTCTGCGCGGCCTATGTGGCGGTGGTAGTGTCGGCGCGCCTGCGTGAACTGGACCTGTCGATCGAAGAAGCGGCGATGGACCTGGGTGCGCGGCCGTGGAAGGTGTTCTTCCTGATCACCATCCCGATGATCGCGCCGTCGTTGGCGGCCGGTGGGATGATGTCGTTCGCGCTGTCCCTGGATGACTTGGTACTGGCCAGCTTCGTGTCGGGCCCGGGTTCGACCACCTTGCCGATGGAAGTGTTCTCGGCAGTGCGCCTGGGGGTTAAACCCGAGATCAACGCCGTGGCCAGCCTGATTCTGCTGGCGGTATCGCTGGTGACCTTCCTGGTGTGGTTCTTCAGCCGGCGTGCCGAAGAAATGCGCAAGAAGGCGATCCAGCAGGCGATCGAAGAAGCGGCGGCGGATGGCTGGCAGCAGCCGGATGTGCGTCGGGCGCCAGCGCCGGTCTAA
- a CDS encoding ABC transporter permease subunit: MNMKKFKRQLQRITPGGRHVVIGIPFLWLFLFFMLPFFIVLKISFAEADVAIPPYTEIYTFVEQKLQLVLNLANYAMLGDDELYIAAYLGSLKMAFFSTILCLVIGYPMAYAIASARKEMQTVLVLLIMMPTWTAILIRVYAWMGILSNNGLLNGFLMSMGLINEPLQILNTNIAVYIGVVYSYLPFMILPLYANLVKHDQSLLEAASDLGSSTFNSFWKITVPLSKNGIIAGCMLVFIPVVGEFVIPELLGGPETLMIGKVLWQEFFNNRDWPVASALAVVMLAILIVPIILFNRSQAKEMEGKI, from the coding sequence ATGAATATGAAAAAGTTCAAGCGCCAGCTGCAACGAATAACCCCCGGTGGCCGGCATGTGGTCATCGGGATCCCTTTCCTCTGGCTGTTCCTGTTCTTCATGCTGCCGTTCTTCATCGTCCTGAAGATCAGCTTTGCCGAAGCCGACGTGGCGATCCCGCCATACACCGAGATCTACACCTTCGTAGAGCAGAAGTTGCAGTTGGTGCTGAACCTGGCCAACTACGCGATGCTCGGCGATGACGAGTTGTACATCGCCGCGTACCTGGGCTCGCTGAAGATGGCGTTTTTCAGCACCATCCTCTGCCTGGTGATCGGCTACCCGATGGCCTATGCGATTGCCAGTGCGCGCAAGGAGATGCAGACCGTACTGGTGCTGCTGATCATGATGCCGACCTGGACCGCGATCCTGATCCGCGTGTATGCGTGGATGGGCATTCTCAGCAACAACGGCTTGCTCAATGGCTTCCTGATGTCCATGGGCCTGATCAACGAACCGTTGCAGATCCTCAACACCAACATCGCGGTGTATATCGGCGTGGTCTATTCATACTTGCCGTTCATGATCCTGCCGCTGTACGCCAACCTGGTGAAGCATGACCAGAGCCTGTTGGAAGCCGCGTCAGACCTCGGGTCGAGCACGTTCAACAGCTTCTGGAAGATCACCGTGCCGCTGTCCAAGAACGGCATCATCGCCGGCTGCATGCTGGTCTTCATTCCGGTAGTGGGCGAGTTCGTGATCCCGGAACTGCTTGGCGGCCCGGAAACCCTGATGATCGGTAAAGTGTTGTGGCAAGAATTCTTCAACAACCGTGACTGGCCGGTGGCCTCTGCCCTGGCGGTGGTGATGCTGGCGATCCTGATCGTGCCGATCATCCTGTTTAACCGCAGCCAAGCCAAAGAGATGGAGGGCAAGATATGA
- a CDS encoding ABC transporter ATP-binding protein produces the protein MAVASGAYKKALEGDQTPKKVLVKIDRVTKKFDETIAVDDVSLEIKKGEIFALLGGSGSGKSTLLRMLAGFERPTEGRIYLDGVDITDMPPYERPINMMFQSYALFPHMTVAQNIAFGLQQDKIPKAEVDARVAEMLKLVQMSQFAKRKPHQLSGGQRQRVALARSLAKRPKLLLLDEPMGALDKKLRSQMQLELVEIIERVGVTCVMVTHDQEEAMTMAERIAIMHLGWIAQIGSPVDIYETPTSRLVCEFIGNVNIFDTQVVDDAEGHAVLKCPDLDRDIYVGYGIATAVEDKSVTYAIRPEKLLVTTEMPTCEHNWSSGKVHDIAYLGGHSVFYVELPSGKLVQSFVANAERRGQRPTWGDQVYVWWEDDSGVVLRS, from the coding sequence ATGGCAGTTGCCTCCGGCGCCTATAAGAAAGCCCTCGAGGGCGACCAGACACCGAAAAAGGTGCTGGTCAAAATCGACCGGGTCACGAAGAAGTTCGACGAGACGATTGCCGTGGACGATGTGTCCCTGGAAATCAAGAAAGGCGAGATATTCGCCTTGCTCGGCGGTTCGGGTTCGGGCAAATCCACCTTGCTGCGCATGCTCGCAGGCTTTGAGCGCCCCACCGAAGGTCGCATCTACCTCGACGGCGTGGACATCACTGATATGCCGCCCTACGAGCGGCCGATCAACATGATGTTCCAGTCCTACGCCTTGTTCCCGCACATGACCGTGGCGCAGAACATCGCGTTCGGCCTGCAGCAGGACAAGATCCCCAAGGCCGAAGTGGATGCGCGCGTGGCCGAGATGCTCAAGCTGGTACAGATGAGCCAGTTCGCCAAGCGCAAGCCGCACCAGTTGTCCGGCGGCCAGCGTCAGCGCGTGGCCCTGGCCCGTTCCCTGGCCAAGCGCCCGAAACTGCTGCTGCTCGATGAGCCGATGGGCGCACTCGACAAGAAACTGCGTTCGCAGATGCAACTGGAACTGGTGGAAATCATCGAGCGTGTCGGCGTGACCTGCGTCATGGTGACCCACGACCAGGAAGAGGCCATGACCATGGCCGAGCGCATCGCAATCATGCACCTGGGCTGGATCGCCCAGATCGGCAGCCCGGTCGACATCTACGAGACCCCCACCAGCCGCCTGGTGTGCGAATTCATCGGCAACGTCAACATCTTCGACACCCAGGTGGTGGACGACGCCGAAGGCCACGCGGTACTCAAGTGCCCGGACCTGGACCGCGACATCTACGTGGGCTACGGCATCGCCACAGCGGTCGAAGACAAGTCGGTGACCTACGCCATCCGCCCGGAAAAACTGCTGGTGACCACCGAAATGCCGACCTGCGAGCACAACTGGTCCAGCGGCAAGGTGCACGATATCGCCTACCTGGGTGGCCACTCGGTGTTCTACGTCGAGCTGCCGAGCGGCAAGCTGGTGCAGTCCTTCGTTGCCAACGCAGAGCGCCGTGGCCAGCGTCCGACCTGGGGTGACCAGGTGTACGTATGGTGGGAAGACGACAGCGGCGTGGTACTTCGCTCATGA
- a CDS encoding polyamine ABC transporter substrate-binding protein, protein MPFSLFRKALLVGAGITLAVSVQAASTVHVYNWSDYIGPDTLANFEKASGIKPVYDVFDSNETLEGKLLAGRTGYDVVVPSNHFLGKQIKAGAFQKLDKSLLTNYANLDPALLKRLEKNDPGNQYAVPYLWGTNGIGYNVDKVKEVLGVDHIDSWAVLFEPENMKKLASCGVSFMDSADEMLPAVLNYMGLNPNSTNPDDYKKAEEKLLKVRPYVTYFHSSKYISDLANGNICVAAGFSGDVFQAKARAAEAGKGVNIAYAIPKEGGNLWFDVLAIPKDATNVKEAHAFINYLLQPEVIAQVSDHVGYANPNPGADKLMEQSIRTDAAVYPPQAVLDRTFVNFELPPKVQRLMTRSWTKVKTGK, encoded by the coding sequence TTGCCATTTTCTTTATTTCGCAAAGCCTTGCTGGTGGGTGCAGGTATCACGCTGGCTGTCAGCGTGCAGGCCGCATCGACCGTGCATGTTTATAACTGGTCGGACTACATCGGGCCCGACACCCTGGCCAACTTTGAAAAAGCCAGCGGCATCAAGCCGGTGTATGACGTGTTTGATTCCAATGAAACCCTGGAAGGCAAGTTGCTCGCCGGGCGCACGGGTTACGACGTGGTCGTGCCGTCCAACCACTTCCTCGGCAAGCAGATCAAGGCCGGAGCATTCCAGAAGCTCGACAAGTCGTTGCTGACGAACTACGCCAACCTTGATCCGGCGTTGCTCAAGCGCCTGGAAAAGAACGACCCGGGTAACCAGTACGCTGTACCGTACCTGTGGGGCACCAACGGCATTGGCTACAACGTCGATAAAGTGAAGGAAGTACTGGGTGTCGACCATATCGACTCGTGGGCCGTGCTGTTCGAACCGGAAAACATGAAGAAGCTGGCGTCCTGCGGCGTGTCCTTTATGGACTCGGCGGATGAAATGCTGCCGGCAGTACTCAACTACATGGGCCTCAACCCCAACAGTACCAACCCGGACGACTACAAGAAGGCCGAAGAAAAACTACTGAAAGTGCGTCCCTACGTGACCTACTTCCACTCCTCCAAATACATCTCCGACCTGGCCAACGGCAATATCTGCGTGGCTGCCGGGTTCTCCGGTGATGTGTTCCAGGCCAAGGCCCGGGCGGCCGAAGCGGGTAAAGGCGTGAACATCGCCTACGCGATTCCGAAAGAAGGCGGCAACCTGTGGTTTGACGTGCTGGCGATTCCCAAGGATGCCACCAACGTCAAGGAAGCCCACGCCTTTATCAACTATTTGCTGCAACCTGAGGTGATCGCTCAGGTCAGTGATCACGTCGGTTATGCCAACCCTAACCCAGGGGCGGACAAACTGATGGAGCAATCGATACGCACCGACGCAGCGGTTTACCCACCGCAGGCGGTTCTCGACCGGACATTCGTCAACTTCGAGCTACCCCCGAAGGTGCAGCGTTTAATGACCCGTAGCTGGACCAAGGTCAAGACGGGCAAGTAA
- a CDS encoding polyamine ABC transporter substrate-binding protein — translation MKNAGKTLLALSLMGAMAGAAQADDKVLHVYNWSDYIAPDTIANFEKESGIKVVYDVFDSNETLEAKLLAGKSGYDIVVPSNNFLAKQIKAGVYQELDKSKLSNYGNLNKALLKAVSVSDPDNKHAFPYMWGSIGIGYNPEKVKAALGVDKIDSWDTLLKPENIAKLKSCGVSFLDSPTEMLPVALHYLGLPTDTQKKEDLKKAEDLFLKIRPSIGYFHSSKYISDLANGNICVAVGYSGDIQQAKSRAAEAGGKVKVAYDIPKEGAGSFYDMVAIPKDAENVDAAYKFLNYLLKPEVMASITNSVRFPNGNEKATALVDKDITSDPGIYPPAEVQAKLYAIADLPAATQREMTRSWTKIKSGK, via the coding sequence CGATAAAGTGCTGCACGTCTATAACTGGTCCGACTACATCGCTCCGGACACCATCGCCAACTTTGAAAAAGAGTCGGGCATTAAAGTGGTGTACGACGTTTTCGACAGTAACGAGACCCTGGAAGCCAAGTTGCTGGCAGGCAAGTCCGGCTACGACATCGTCGTACCGTCGAACAACTTCCTTGCCAAGCAGATCAAGGCTGGGGTCTACCAGGAGCTGGACAAGTCCAAATTGTCCAACTACGGCAACCTGAACAAAGCCCTGCTCAAAGCCGTGTCGGTCAGCGACCCGGACAACAAGCACGCATTCCCGTACATGTGGGGCTCGATCGGTATCGGCTACAACCCGGAGAAGGTCAAGGCTGCGCTGGGCGTGGACAAGATCGATTCGTGGGACACCCTGCTCAAGCCGGAAAACATCGCCAAGCTGAAAAGCTGCGGCGTGAGCTTCCTCGATTCGCCAACCGAAATGCTGCCAGTGGCGCTGCATTACCTGGGCCTGCCGACCGACACCCAGAAAAAAGAAGACTTGAAGAAAGCTGAAGATCTGTTCCTCAAGATCCGTCCTTCGATTGGCTACTTCCACTCGTCCAAATACATCTCCGACCTGGCCAACGGCAACATCTGCGTGGCCGTGGGCTACTCGGGTGACATCCAGCAGGCCAAGTCCCGCGCGGCTGAAGCCGGTGGCAAGGTCAAGGTCGCCTACGACATTCCGAAAGAAGGCGCCGGTAGCTTCTACGACATGGTCGCCATCCCTAAAGATGCCGAAAACGTCGACGCTGCCTACAAGTTCCTGAACTACCTGCTCAAGCCGGAAGTCATGGCGAGCATTACCAACAGCGTCCGTTTCCCGAACGGTAACGAAAAAGCCACCGCACTGGTCGATAAAGACATCACCAGCGACCCGGGCATCTACCCGCCGGCGGAGGTGCAGGCCAAGCTCTACGCCATTGCTGACTTGCCGGCGGCAACCCAGCGTGAAATGACACGCAGCTGGACCAAGATCAAGTCGGGCAAATAA